One window from the genome of Gopherus evgoodei ecotype Sinaloan lineage chromosome 2, rGopEvg1_v1.p, whole genome shotgun sequence encodes:
- the PKIA gene encoding cAMP-dependent protein kinase inhibitor alpha yields the protein MTDVESTYADFIASGRTGRRNAIHDILVSSTSGNSSELSLKLSELDINKREGEGDAQRNPAEQAGETQGEAEKQES from the exons ATGACTGATGTGGAATCTACATATGCAGATTTTATTGCTTCGGGAAGAACTGGTAGAAGAAATGCAATACATGATATCCTGGTGTCCTCTACAAGTGGGAACTCTAGTGAACTATCCCTAAAGTTATCAGAACTTGATATAAACAAAAGAG AAGGTGAAGGAGATGCACAAAGAAACCCCGCTGAACAAGCTGGGGAGACCCAGGGGGAAGCAGAGAAACAAGAAAGCTGA